The nucleotide sequence AAGTGCAGAAAGCGacaaagaacaaaagagaaaagcatcAATATGCCAGAGGAAAACACgggtgaatattttttaaaccatGGTGTTGGAAAGGTCTTAATAGGACTTGATAATGCTATCAGGgagcataaaggaaaagaatcataAATTTAACTATATAAACATTATAAAcatctatgttttaaaaattcattaaaaagtagaaaatgacTATAGGAAATTTTGCATTTCTTGACAAGCAGTTATATCCTGAAGATATGAACAGTGCTCAGAGATCAATCAGGAAGATTATGTAGAGGAATTGATGAAGCAAGGTAGGAGTTTAGCAAATGGGAAAATACAGGTCAGCAcaaatgtgaaaagaaattcAACCTCATAATAAGAGAAACGTAATGGAAAGCAAAACATGTTTTGTTGCTGAAGATTAAAATGGGTGAAGAAAAGGTCTTGGCAGAGAGGGAAACAGGCTCTCTGTttaatgttggtgggaatgtgagaTGGTatctaatttttagaaaaataatttatataatccTTATCTACtatgtcaaaatataaaatgtacagACCCTGTTAATTAACAGTTTTACTTCTAGGGATTTGAGGTAAGGAATAACAAACCAAATGTGGAAACATATGCACATAGATGATCAACTTGATGGTATCTGAAAATGAgagtgagaaaatgaaaaatattcagaTGATAGGAGTTACGGATTGAAAGAGGAAAAGCTGGCACATACAAGTAATGGACTCCTGTGTAGTCATTAGAGGTGATGATGTTAATCCATATTTACTGGCATGAAAAGACATCTACCCTACATGGTGAGTGAACAAAGCAGTTCATAAGGTACACGTTCAAAATGAGCCTATTAATATGTAACCTAGATGGGTTTCAGTGGAACTAAGTGTCTTTAGAATGTAAGCTCTATGCAGACAGGGCCCACATTTTCTTCACTGCTGTGTTCCCAGAGGCTATGTCCGTCCTGGTACTTTGCAACTGTGcaatgtttgtggaatgaatgaatgaaagaggtTTACAAGGTTCTTGGTGCTTagggtgcttagtcactcagtcctgtctgactctctgcagtccgatggactgtagcctgccaggctcctctgttcttgagatttcccaggcaagaatactggagtgggttgctatctcctactccaggggattttctcaactcagggatcgaacccctgtcttttgcatctcctttgctggcaggcggattctttaccactgcaccacctggggagctccAGAAGGTTAGCATGGAGGAGTGTTGGCGATTTTTTCTGTGCTCTCAGCATTTTCCTTGTCATTTGAGTtgtcttcaaaatatttatttttttaccaaaAACAGACACGATATTAAAAACTTATGGTAATGCCttctgctggtgagaatgtgacGGTTCCAAATGGTTCAGTGGCTGTGTAAACGGTTTAACTCTCTCTGAAAAGCATTTAATATTCAATATCTGAAAATCACAAAGCATGTCTTCTTTGTGCCGATCAAACCTGAATGGGAATTTatgctaaggggaaaaaaatgtaaaatacaaaatacCCTGTGCATTCCAAGGTGTTCACCTTGGTTTTTATAATAGGAAGATAACAACCTTAGACAACCTAAAGGCATTTCTAATGGAAGGAAGAGTAAAAGTAAATTACGGAAATCCACTGGGTGGAATTTCACGTAACCTTTACCAGTACTGAAGACTGTAGCAATATGAACAAAAAGAGGCTGAAAATATAGTCATGCAACGATTTAAATTATGAATAAACATATGGTGCTATGGTGTTAAGACTGGAATCTGGGAGCTACTTTCTGAGAAGCATGGAAGGAACATGGATTTTAGACTCTTGGTTGATCATGTTCCCTAACTTAtttgtgctttgtttttcttatctACAAGATGGGGTAACAGTACTACTTCCTAGTGTTAAGAGAATTAAAATGAGTTcctcataaaagtgaaagtcttcACAGATataaagagaacaaactagtggttaccagtggggaagagAATTGAAGGGCGTTTCAGGAGAGGGGAGTGAGAGGGACAGACCACtagatataaaataagctacaaggatctgttgtacaacatggggaatacagcctattttttaaaaataataactacaaatggagttgttgtttaattgctaagtcacgtttgactctcTTGCCATCTAATGGACtgcagccgccaggctcctctgtcagtgggatttcccaggcaagaatactggagtgggttgccatttcctccttcaggggatctttccaacccagggatcaaacccacatctcctgcattgcaggtggattctttatcgttgagccacccgggaagcccactgtaaatggagtataacctttaaagcttatataatattgtacagcaactctacttctatattttttaagaaatgggtATAAGAAGAAAGGTAAAAGGGGAAGAGTAGGGCCTAGACAACTGCAGTCgttttttgttgtggtggttactgttgttgttattattatattttcaaaatcctCAAGATTGCCAGCCTCTATTAATCACAAACGGATTGGAAAGTGAAATAGCTAAAAAATGGAGGGAGAAAGAGGTTCAGGAAATCCAACTTTGGAGGTGGGGACCACCCTCCCTGGGACTCTCCTAACTGAGAGGCGGGGAAAACCGCGGGGCCGGGGTGGGCATATACGGGAGTGTCCAGCAGGGGGCGCTGCGGGCGGAGGCGGAGCTGGGACCGGAAGCCGGGCTGGAGGCGTCCCGGTGCAGTCGGGGTCTCCTCCTACTTCCGCCGTCGCCGCCGCCGTCGCCGGTCTCGGCTGAGTTGTCGGCTGTGAGTTGCCGTCTGTTCGGAACCGCTGCTGTCGCCGCCGCGATGCCGCTGGAGAACCTGGAAGAGGAGGGTCTGCCCAAGAACCCGGACCTGCGCATCGCGCAGCTGCGCTTCCTGCTCAGCCTGCCCGAGCACCGCGGGGACGCGGCGGTCCGCGACGAGCTGATGGCAGCCGTCCGCGATAACAGTGAGGCCCGCGGGAGCGCCGAGTCAGCGGCCTAGGCCCGGGCGGCCCCGCGCTCCCCAGCCTGAGGGGTTTACCCCGACGGGGACCCCGAGATCAGACCTGGCTTATCCGCACCTCGGGGCTTTCATTTTCTCAGCACCTCCAGGCTTTCAGAGTGGTGTGCGGCTCTGTGCGCCTCCCGCCTTGGGACCAGGTTGGGGGTATCCCGAGTTGTTGAGCACCGAGCCAGAGACAGGGCTTATTGTCATTAGCGACTGGTCTCGGGGACGTTAGCATTGCCGGTGGAGGGTAAACTTGGCATCGGTTCCTTTTGCCCTTCCCAGTAGTGATGGCAGCGGACGCTATAGCCTTAAGTGCACGGGTCTGAGGTGTTTGTGGCTGTAAACAAGCTCGCCCTTTCTCTCAGTACAGCAGCCACCGAGAGGCAGACCAAGGGTTGCCCTATCCCCGGCCCTAGGAGAGGGCGGCGGTGACAGGCCTGGTCCTGATGTTGGCCTCCCAGTAGCAAGCACCTCGTGGTGCCCAGCCCTTTCCTGCTAATGGGCAGGGGTCCGGCGGACGACCTCACAGCTTGTGTGGGAGGAAGAAGATGGGGGTAAGCACTGTAGGGCAGGAGAGGGGGGCCCACGCCTAAGTCACACCCCTCTTGCTCTCTCTCAGACATGGCTCCTTATTACGAAGCCTTGTGCAAGTCCCTGGAGTGGCAGATGGACGTGGACCTGCTCAACAAAATGAAGAAGGCGAACGAAGACGAGTTGAAACGTTTGGATGAGGAGCTGGAGGATGCAGAGAAGAATCTGGGGGAGAGCGAAATCCGAGACGCGATGATGGCAAAGGCGGAGTACCTCTGCCGGATAGGCGACAAGGTGGGTGAGGTGGTCTCTCCTGTGTGTGTAGCCTGAAGTGGGCACTGTTCAGGGTCCCATTTTAAACATTAAGTACCCTCTTCCCAAAACTGCACAGGTAATCTGCTTACCTGAACTAGTGAATAGTGCAGAAATGAACGAAGAAAAAGTTAATGGTTTTCTTGCTACACTGTTCTCTCCTCGGCCCCCCAGACAGCAGCCAGGTGTGTATTCTTCCCCGTCTCTCCTTGTGATTCAGAGAAGTGCGTGTGCGGACATGCGTGTCTGCTGATGTTGCCAAACTTGGATGTTTCCGTCGTTTATTTTTGTAGCTTGTCTTGGTTGGGAAGCACTGGTTCTGGTGCTTCCCAGAACCAGTGCTTTACGCAAGTAATTGTCTGTTTGTAAGAAACTAAAATCTTAGGGTTAATGCTGAAGTTttatttgctctttctttttttctgcctccTGAGAGATTATCTTTTTAATTCTCTTATTGTACGTTTGTAGTCACGTGTAGGCACTTGTAGAAATTGGGCAGTATTGGTTTAAAAGGGTTGTTTTAAAGTGTATCGAAGTGTACTCATGCTGTgctgtttactttttctttcaaaattctgtCTGGGTGACCGTCCATGTTAGTGCTTAGCTCTTGCTCATTCTGGTTGACTGCTGGTTAGTAGTCCGTTGTAGCAGGGTGATGCTGTGCTTTATTTAACTATTCAGTGGTTGGCCCCCTGTGGTGTTTTCAGCTGTTTTTTACTAAGATAAGCTGCTGCTGTAaaactgtgcttgtgtgtgcctctgtgtacATATGCTTGTGTCTCTCCAGCGTGTACCCTGAGatgaaatctcagggacagaaaaCAGTCCTTGTCTTAGTATCTGTGACTGTTCTTCAGCCCAGCAGCCAACCTAACTTATGCTATCGGCGTAAGAGGGGCACCTGCAAGTATtgggtcttttaaattttttaacctaGTTGTTGTATAATAGTGGTTAAGAGGATGGGCTTTGGATGTCCTTGACTGTAAGCAGTGTACCCTGAAGTGTTGAGATAATGGATAACATggcattaactttaaaaaattgagtaCTGTGGACTCTTGGATCAGATTGCCTGAGTTCTGTTTCTGGCTTCAGTAATCATGATTTACTTAACTGGATGAGTTTCCTCAGCTATTAAATAGGAATAATGATAGTTCCCAGGGGCACAGGAGTTAGACTAGTACCTTGGCAAAGTGCTGAAATGTTAAGTGATCTGAActgttatttattatttgatttaaatttaaaacaagtttatttttttcctgctgacTATAGATTTAAGATCTGGTTATTGTAAAAGTTGAAAAGTACAGAACAGTTTAAAATATAGCTAATATAGTTTGAACAGGATGCAGTattatgaatgaatgagaaatgtCAAGCTTTTGATTCAGGCCTTGAGGAATTTCAACAAGGATACGCTGGAATCCACATTTTGTCCATTGGTGGTCTTCTAATAACATTGTCCATGTCTATGCAATAGCATTCTTCTAAAATGAGGAGTTTTCCTCGTTCCTCCGTTTGTTGTTTGTCTAACCTTTATTTACTGTTGGCATGCTGCATCTTTGCTGCTGTGTGcggctttctcgagttgcagcgagcaggggctacctcttgttgtggtggcttctctggagGAGCGTGGACTCCAGGGCTCTCCGCCTCAGCAGTCGTGTCGCACTGGGCTAGCTGCCCTGTGGCACACgtggatcctcccagaccagggatcgaacccgtgtctccagcattggcaggtggatcctaccactgcgccaccagggaagccctactttgtttttaatattttattttatttactaaatgATCGACTTGGTGGATTTTTCTCACTGTACTGTATTGATTatagtcattattatttttgctgGTCAGTTTGTTATAGATTTGTTAGTGTAAGTTCCTTTAAGATGGTTTCTTTGTCCTTTTGACATGATCTCATTGGTCTTCCCTATTTTCTCATAAAACAAGATGTCACAGGCTCACGtcgttttctttcttctttttttcttttttgttttttgtttttggtttttctggccacgtcacacagcatgtgggatcttagtttctcagcTGGGGGTTGAACCCATACCCGCAGCagtgggaatgcagagtcttaatcctaactggaccaccagggaagtcccacatattcatatttttaaagcaatgaaaacattttattccaCAATGATTTGAGATGgaattgtatatttaaataatcaGTTGCATTCTAAGTGATTAAGGTAAAATTTTTTAATACTCTTTAGTTGTTAGGATTGATCATTTACAGGAAAGTAAAAGTAGCGTATTGTAATTGTTAGaggaaaaatattgaatatatagaACAAAGAAGAATACTCAAACAATGGTGAATAAGTTATGAAtgtgttttttccccctagaatATAAGTATATGCTTAGACACATTTGATGTATTTCTTACACTTTATACACGTGGAGAGAATAGTAACCACCCAGCTTCAACAGTTACCATCTCATGGCCATACTCTTCTGTCTCCACGCCTACCTCTCCTCCCActttttgcttagaaaatcctAGACAGCTGTAGGTTTCAAAACATTTAACCTTTTCTCACCTGTTCGCCTTGTTCTCTTGACAGGAAGGTGCTCTGACAGCCTTTCGCAGGACCTATGACAAAACCGTGGCGCTGGGTCACCGACTGGATATTGTGTTCTATCTCCTTAGAATTGGTTTATTTTACATGGATAATGACCTCATCACTCGAAATACAGAAAAGGCCAAAAGGTACGTTTTAGTGGTGGGGGTATATTCCCTCTAAGTTACGATGCGATGAATAAGAAATTGATAGaagaaatctgtttcttttgtttccaaCTAGTACACTTGGTCAAATAATTAATGTACTTATTTAGGAAACTATTCTCTTTATATATTACTTTTTGGTTTAAGTTGTGACAAGTTGTTCTCTCTTTCATAATAATACAAAGCTTGCAAAAAGCACTGTTTATTTCCAGATTAtgacttttgttttaattttatagcttGATAGAGGAAGGAGGAGATTGGGACCGGAGGAACCGCCTAAAAGTATATCAAGGTCTTTATTGTGTAGCTATTCGTGATTTCAAACAGGCAGCTGAACTCTTCCTTGACACAGTTTCAACATTTACATCCTATGAACTCATGGATTATAAAACCTTTGTGACTTACACCGTCTATGTCAGCATGATTGCCTTAGAAAGACCGGATCTCAGGGAAAAGGTAACGACTGAGTCTTTGATACTCATGTTTAGAGAATACACCATGCTTTTCCAGAATAAATAAACCATAATCATTGAAGCATACATTTGTTCTTTGAAAAACCCCTAGGTGATTAAAGGGGCAGAGATCCTCGAGGTGCTGCACAGCCTGCCGGCCGTCCGCCAGTACCTGTTTTCACTCTACGAATGCCGTTACTCTGTTTTCTTCCAGTCGTTAGGTAAGGATAGAGTTGTTCGTTCGGGCTGTCTTTATCTTATTCCTCACTCTGTCTGTGGACAACCTTAGATGATTTTTCACATATATGAAAAATACAGTGTGCAGAGATAGCTGTTGTTCTTTGGTCAGCGTGCCTAATCTTTGTCCATTCTTGTTAGACGCTGATCAAATATCTTTTTGTGTGGTCCACAAGGTAAGACTGATcgttacattttttaaaggattatttAACAAAACAGAACACAGAAAAATGCATGACAGTTCTGCGGCCTCACCAGCTAGAGAGATCAGCTGTCTGGTTCTCTGCCGAGGAAGTATGCCTGACCCCTGAGCACGAGTGAGCAAGTGGTTCTAAGCATTGAGTGTTTTGGCGACTGATGTATGGGAATTTGACTCTCCTTTCAATTGAGTTAGCTGTGCATTAGCTGAGTCTTTGTGCTGATTTGCAAATCATTTTCAAGGGATGTTGGTTGAGAAAATGTGTTGAATGTGTTTGTGGTGTTCAACCCAGGGTTCCTTCCCAGATTTTCCTAAAACTTAAAACAACTTGGCATTGATAATTCTCTTGTCTGCTGCAAGTTTCGGAAGGTATTTGGTTAATATAAATAGGCAGCATTTACAAAACTTGGGAAAGGAGGACTCCaaatgatgatcttttactttcgAAGTGGGTGTTGGCCCAGTGCTTATGGCGTGCTTTCTCCATGCCTAGAAAGTTCGGCTGCCTTGTGGGAATTCacgtgtctgtgctcagtcacatctgactctgcacctccatggactgtagcctgccaggctctttctgtccatgggatttttcaggcaagaattctggagtaggttgcaatttcatcctccacaggatctttccaacccagggatcgaacctgtgtctcctgcattggcaggtggattcttcaccactgagccacctgggaaaccccatggggATTCATACTCCCTTTTAGGCAGCGTGGGAACAGGGAAGGTGTGGAAGGACCTGTGTGGTCCTATCTTCTCATGTTGGCCCACACAGTTGGAAGTGTGGAATTGCCCTTCTCCCTTTTTTATGGCTATGGATCCCATGGTCTGTATTCTGCTCAAATGTGGAGCTTTCTCCTTATTCCTTTGGCCGAAGAGGTTTTTAATAAACCCTTTGTCTGCGTTCCTGGTGCTCTTATTTCATGCCCCATCTATTGACAAGGTGTGCAACCACACCAGTGCTTGCAGAACATCTTCATCACCCAAAAGATGCTCTGTACCCATCGGCAGTCACCTCCCCTTCCTGTTCGCAGCCTCTGgtctttctgtctccatggatttgCTTATTTCGGACATGGCGCATAAATGGGTTTACACAGAGCCTCGTGCTCGGCTCCTTCTGCCAGCATGCTTTTGCTGTCACCTGTGCTGTAGCCTAGAGCAGAGCTTCATTCAGTTTACAGCTGAGTGACACACCGCTGCATGGAGACAGGGTTTTACTTATCCATTTATCAGGTGATGGACGTTATCATAAACAGTGTTGTAATGAATGTTTATATACAAGTTTTCGTATGGACACAGTGTATACTTTCTCCTGGGTGTATACCTAGTAATggaatggctgggtcatatggtaactatttGAGAAACTGtttgagaaactgccagactgttcTCTAGAGCAGCTACGCCGTTTTACCACCAGCAGCGTGTGAGTCCCAGTCccatccccccagcccccaccataATACATGTTAATCGTGTGTTTTTTTTGATTATAGGCATCTTAGTGGGTGCAGTGATACATGATGGTTTTGAATATCTCCATGTGTTTATTGGACATATGCCttgttttgaaaacaaattatTCTGGGATGCTTTATTACAGTTTTTCTCTACTGCTACCCAGAGTTATTAGGAGCagaccttactttttttttctttgtaatgatCTTGACACGAGCACAGTGCCTGTCTGTGTCATTAAGTGCTTCGTGAAAGTGTCTGTAATTTGAGACACTTGGGATATGTACCAAATTTACTCATTTcccagatatttaaaaattaaaaaaaaacttcattggagtgtagttggtttacagcgttgtgttagtttcagcggcacagcagagtgactcagtcaCACACATATTCACTCTTTGTTTATTCTTTGCTCATACGGCTTATCTCAGAATACTGAGCAGCGCTGCCCGTGCTGTCCAGCAGCCCTTGTTGATGTACTGTCTTACAATAGTGTGTGTGTTCTTCCCAAGCTCCTGGTTTATCCAACCCCcccttccctttggtaaccagaagtgTCTATGCTAAGTCTCTtgcgtctgtttctgttttgtgaatgaGTTCATGTTCATCAGTCTGTAGACTAGACCAGTAAGTGATCTCATAGGCTTTTTGTCgttctttgtctgacttccttcGCTTACTGTGATCATCACCAGGGCTATGCATGCTGCTGGAAATGACATTAACTCACCCTTTTCTTCGGCTGAGTCATACTTCATTGTACATGTATGAAACGCTCGCTTGAGCCATCCATCTTCCCTGGAGCTTTTGGGTGCTTCCTGTtgagttcagtccagtcgctcagtcgtgtccgactctttgcgaccccatgaatcgcagcacgccaggcctccctgtccatcaccaactcccggagttcactcagactcacgg is from Bos taurus isolate L1 Dominette 01449 registration number 42190680 breed Hereford chromosome 22, ARS-UCD2.0, whole genome shotgun sequence and encodes:
- the PSMD6 gene encoding 26S proteasome non-ATPase regulatory subunit 6 (The RefSeq protein has 1 substitution compared to this genomic sequence) — encoded protein: MPLENLEEEGLPKNPDLRIAQLRFLLSLPEHRGDAAVRDELMAAVRDNNMAPYYEALCKSLEWQMDVDLLNKMKKANEDELKRLDEELEDAEKNLGESEIRDAMMAKAEYLCRIGDKEGALTAFRRTYDKTVALGHRLDIVFYLLRIGLFYMDNDLITRNTEKAKSLIEEGGDWDRRNRLKVYQGLYCVAIRDFKQAAELFLDTVSTFTSYELMDYKTFVTYTVYVSMIALERPDLREKVIKGAEILEVLHSLPAVRQYLFSLYECRYSVFFQSLAIVEQEMKKDWLFAPHYRYYVREMRIHAYSQLLESYRSLTLGYMAEAFGVGVEFIDQELSRFIAAGRLHCKIDKVNEVVETNRPDSKNWQYQETIKKGGLLLNRVQKLSRVINM
- the PSMD6 gene encoding 26S proteasome non-ATPase regulatory subunit 6 isoform X1; translated protein: MAPYYEALCKSLEWQMDVDLLNKMKKANEDELKRLDEELEDAEKNLGESEIRDAMMAKAEYLCRIGDKEGALTAFRRTYDKTVALGHRLDIVFYLLRIGLFYMDNDLITRNTEKAKSLIEEGGDWDRRNRLKVYQGLYCVAIRDFKQAAELFLDTVSTFTSYELMDYKTFVTYTVYVSMIALERPDLREKVIKGAEILEVLHSLPAVRQYLFSLYECRYSVFFQSLAIVEQEMKKDWLFAPHYRYYVREMRIHAYSQLLESYRSLTLGYMAEAFGVGVEFIDQELSRFIAAGRLHCKIDKVNEVVETNRPDSKNWQYQETIKKGDLLLNRVQKLSRVINM